From a region of the Chloroflexota bacterium genome:
- a CDS encoding AAA family ATPase — MDVSRYEVPPEQLRRSCIPALEAAGFSSTTELERLDAIIGQGRATHAIEFGIDIPSYGYHIFAMGPAGAGKMTTVQRFLEQRAGARPTPPDWCYVNNFANPDRPEAIELPPGKAMVFRKQMEDLVQRIQESIARSFSGEQYEEHRSQLIREIENRKRKALEEINEYANSQGFALVATPSGLMVGVYENGKVLSQEEYQALPEERRRALEAAQPAVQAEMERRFRKVRALDDEARTRLQNLDKEIADFAIRHLFEPLKQEYAAIHDAQVFLDGVYRDVLENLALFRALAQPPEAGREEGGAPQPPTRPPQSPYDRYRVNVLVDNSQTKGAPVIVESNPTCRTLVGRIEYRAEFGTLVTDFSMIKAGALHRANGGYLVVEARKLLQDPFAWDCLKRALRDRKISIHEIAQQFALLSTTSLEPEPIPLDVKVVLTGEPHIYYMLFDLDPEFAKLFKVKADFAEEMDWADDSVLNYARFIATRCADEGLPHFTRDAVAKVVEYGARLVEDQHKLSTRFAFIADVVSEAAYWARLRGHDLVQAEDVQRALDEKRYRSSQVEERIREAILADTILITTDGAKVGQVNGLSVLFLGDYAFGRPTRISCQTMLGREGVMNIDRESKLSGNIHDKGLLILERYVAAKYAQDRPLSLAASICFEQTYTEVEGDSASAAELYVLISAVTGIPIKQGIAVTGSVNQYGEIQPIGAVNEKIEGFFDVCKARGLTGEQGVIIPSRNVRHLMLREDVIQAVREGKFHIWAVSTVDEGIAILTGVEAGERDEKGEYPPDSVNGRFLAKMEENERLMRRRWPVEAKALNWFQRMFNREKTPAKAEQKKPPEGEKTE, encoded by the coding sequence ATGGATGTGAGCCGCTATGAGGTTCCCCCAGAGCAACTCCGACGCTCATGCATCCCCGCGTTGGAAGCGGCCGGCTTTTCCTCCACCACCGAACTGGAGCGCCTGGACGCGATCATCGGCCAGGGCCGGGCTACCCACGCCATTGAGTTCGGCATAGACATCCCGTCCTACGGGTACCACATCTTCGCCATGGGGCCCGCGGGCGCCGGCAAGATGACCACCGTGCAACGGTTTCTGGAGCAGCGGGCCGGCGCAAGGCCCACGCCCCCGGACTGGTGTTATGTCAACAACTTCGCCAACCCCGACCGCCCCGAGGCCATAGAACTGCCCCCTGGCAAGGCCATGGTCTTCCGCAAACAGATGGAAGATCTCGTCCAGCGCATCCAGGAAAGCATCGCCCGCTCCTTCTCCGGCGAGCAGTACGAGGAGCACCGGTCACAACTCATCCGCGAGATAGAAAACCGCAAACGCAAGGCGCTGGAAGAAATCAACGAGTATGCCAACTCACAGGGGTTTGCGCTCGTCGCCACGCCATCCGGCCTGATGGTGGGCGTGTACGAGAACGGCAAAGTCCTCAGCCAGGAAGAGTACCAGGCCCTGCCCGAGGAGCGCCGCCGCGCACTGGAGGCCGCCCAACCCGCCGTCCAGGCCGAGATGGAGCGGCGCTTCCGCAAGGTGCGCGCCCTGGACGACGAAGCGCGCACGCGCCTGCAGAACCTGGACAAGGAGATCGCCGACTTCGCCATCCGCCACCTGTTTGAGCCGCTCAAGCAGGAGTACGCGGCCATCCACGACGCGCAGGTGTTCCTGGACGGCGTGTACCGCGACGTGCTTGAGAACCTGGCCCTGTTCCGTGCCCTGGCCCAGCCCCCAGAGGCGGGCAGAGAGGAAGGAGGTGCCCCCCAGCCCCCCACGCGACCGCCCCAGTCGCCCTACGACCGCTATCGGGTCAACGTGTTGGTGGACAACAGCCAAACCAAAGGCGCGCCCGTCATCGTAGAGAGCAACCCCACATGCCGCACCCTTGTGGGCCGCATAGAGTATCGGGCCGAATTCGGCACGCTGGTTACCGACTTCAGCATGATCAAGGCGGGCGCCCTCCACCGTGCCAACGGCGGCTACCTGGTCGTGGAGGCCCGCAAGTTGCTCCAGGATCCCTTCGCCTGGGACTGCCTGAAGCGCGCCCTCCGCGACCGCAAGATCTCTATCCACGAGATCGCCCAGCAGTTCGCGCTTCTCAGCACGACATCGCTGGAGCCAGAACCTATCCCACTGGACGTGAAGGTTGTCCTGACCGGCGAGCCGCACATCTACTACATGCTATTTGACCTGGACCCCGAGTTCGCGAAACTGTTCAAGGTGAAGGCCGACTTCGCCGAGGAGATGGATTGGGCCGACGACAGCGTCCTGAACTACGCACGGTTCATCGCCACGCGCTGCGCCGACGAGGGCCTGCCCCACTTCACGCGGGACGCCGTGGCGAAGGTGGTGGAGTATGGCGCGCGGCTCGTGGAAGACCAGCACAAACTCAGCACGCGGTTCGCCTTCATCGCGGATGTGGTGTCGGAGGCGGCCTATTGGGCGCGGCTTCGCGGCCACGACCTGGTGCAGGCCGAGGATGTCCAGCGCGCCCTGGACGAGAAACGCTACCGCTCAAGCCAGGTGGAGGAGCGCATCCGCGAGGCCATCCTGGCCGACACCATCCTCATCACCACCGACGGGGCCAAGGTGGGGCAGGTCAACGGCCTGTCGGTGTTGTTCCTCGGCGACTATGCCTTCGGGCGCCCCACCCGCATCTCATGCCAGACCATGCTGGGCCGCGAAGGCGTCATGAACATTGACCGCGAGTCCAAACTCAGCGGCAACATCCACGACAAGGGCCTGCTGATTTTGGAGCGCTACGTCGCGGCGAAGTACGCTCAAGATCGCCCGCTCAGCCTGGCGGCCAGCATCTGCTTTGAGCAGACCTATACCGAGGTGGAAGGCGACAGCGCGTCGGCGGCAGAACTGTACGTGCTGATCTCCGCCGTAACGGGAATCCCCATCAAGCAGGGCATCGCCGTAACCGGCTCGGTGAACCAGTACGGCGAGATTCAGCCCATCGGCGCGGTCAACGAAAAGATAGAGGGCTTCTTTGACGTGTGCAAGGCACGCGGGCTGACCGGCGAGCAGGGCGTCATCATCCCCAGCCGCAACGTGCGCCATCTCATGCTGCGCGAGGACGTAATCCAGGCCGTGCGGGAGGGCAAGTTCCACATCTGGGCCGTGAGCACCGTGGACGAGGGCATCGCCATCCTGACCGGTGTGGAGGCGGGCGAGCGCGACGAGAAGGGCGAGTACCCGCCCGATTCGGTCAACGGCCGATTCCTGGCCAAGATGGAGGAGAACGAGCGGCTCATGCGCCGCCGATGGCCCGTGGAGGCCAAGGCGCTCAACTGGTTCCAGCGCATGTTCAACCGCGAGAAGACGCCCGCGAAGGCCGAGCAGAAGAAGCCGCCAGAGGGTGAGAAAACCGAATAG
- a CDS encoding TldD/PmbA family protein, which translates to MRIVRRASRSITVKNGEVASLESYTTEGFGVRVVVDGAWGFASSARLEPREVDRVTALAVEIARASALFKLEPVNLGEPVAHVGTYRTPVKVDPFSVPLEKTLDLLLAADSAMRAVKGIVVAESSAAFIREEKTFANTEGAYIEQEIVETGGGLQALAVGNDDVQQRSYPNSFGRHQGTAGYELLEAIDMVGNAPRVAEEAVMLLTAPVCPSGVTTIILDATQLALQVHESCGHPIELDRVMGMEAAYAGTSFLTLDKLGTFRYGSPIVNITADATIPGGLGTFGYDDEGVEAQRTPIVREGIFVGYLTSRETAARLGQRSNGTMRADGWNRIPIIRMTNINLEPGEWDFDDLIADTDDGIYMEMNKSWSIDDKRLNFQFGTEVAYQIKNGKMGQLYKNATYTGITPQFWAGCDAICNRNHWNVWGTPNCGKGQPPQVAHVGHGTAPARFRNVQVGVMKG; encoded by the coding sequence ATGCGCATCGTGCGCCGCGCCAGCCGCTCCATCACCGTGAAGAATGGCGAGGTGGCGTCGCTGGAGAGTTACACGACCGAAGGCTTCGGCGTGCGTGTGGTAGTGGACGGCGCGTGGGGGTTCGCATCCAGCGCGCGGCTGGAGCCGCGGGAGGTGGATCGGGTTACCGCCCTGGCCGTGGAAATCGCCAGGGCCAGCGCGCTGTTCAAACTGGAGCCAGTGAACCTGGGCGAGCCGGTGGCGCACGTGGGCACGTACCGCACGCCCGTCAAGGTTGACCCGTTCTCGGTGCCGCTGGAGAAGACGCTGGATCTTCTGCTGGCTGCCGATTCCGCCATGCGCGCCGTCAAAGGCATCGTCGTGGCCGAGTCGTCGGCGGCGTTCATCCGCGAGGAAAAAACCTTCGCCAACACCGAGGGGGCGTACATTGAGCAGGAAATCGTGGAGACGGGCGGCGGGTTGCAGGCCCTGGCCGTGGGCAACGACGACGTGCAGCAGCGTTCGTACCCCAACTCCTTCGGCAGGCACCAGGGCACGGCAGGCTACGAACTGCTGGAGGCGATAGACATGGTGGGCAATGCCCCGCGCGTGGCCGAAGAAGCGGTCATGCTCCTGACGGCGCCCGTCTGCCCCAGCGGCGTTACAACCATCATCCTGGACGCGACACAACTTGCCCTCCAGGTGCACGAATCGTGCGGCCACCCCATTGAACTGGACCGCGTCATGGGCATGGAGGCCGCCTACGCGGGCACCAGTTTCCTGACCCTGGACAAACTGGGCACGTTCCGCTACGGCTCTCCCATCGTCAACATCACCGCCGACGCGACCATCCCCGGCGGCCTGGGCACCTTCGGCTACGACGACGAGGGCGTGGAAGCGCAGCGAACCCCCATCGTGCGCGAGGGCATCTTCGTGGGCTACCTCACGTCGCGAGAGACGGCCGCACGCCTGGGCCAGCGCAGCAACGGCACCATGCGCGCCGACGGCTGGAACCGCATCCCCATCATCCGCATGACCAACATCAACCTGGAACCGGGAGAGTGGGACTTTGACGACCTCATCGCCGACACCGACGACGGCATCTACATGGAGATGAACAAGAGTTGGAGCATTGACGACAAGCGGCTGAACTTCCAGTTCGGCACCGAGGTCGCCTACCAAATCAAGAACGGCAAGATGGGCCAACTGTACAAGAACGCCACATACACGGGCATCACGCCGCAGTTCTGGGCGGGTTGCGACGCCATCTGCAACCGCAATCACTGGAACGTGTGGGGCACGCCCAACTGCGGCAAGGGCCAGCCCCCCCAGGTGGCCCACGTAGGCCACGGCACCGCCCCCGCACGCTTCCGCAACGTCCAGGTTGGCGTGATGAAAGGATGA
- a CDS encoding zinc ribbon domain-containing protein, which translates to MPVYEYVCPVCMTKFEALRPMSQADAPIACPKCGSTEARRGLSVFAALSKGSGGETRTVAGTGSSCATCGSHSCATCGH; encoded by the coding sequence ATGCCTGTTTACGAATATGTTTGCCCCGTATGCATGACGAAATTTGAGGCGTTGCGTCCGATGAGCCAGGCCGACGCCCCGATTGCGTGCCCCAAGTGCGGGAGCACAGAGGCCCGTCGCGGCCTGTCTGTCTTCGCCGCGCTGTCCAAGGGGAGCGGCGGCGAAACCCGCACGGTCGCGGGCACGGGGTCGTCCTGCGCCACTTGCGGCTCGCACTCCTGCGCCACCTGCGGGCACTGA